One Nocardia huaxiensis genomic window, CTCCGGTGTCTCCTGCTCGAACCACTCGTCGTCTCCCTTCACGTCCTCCATCGTGGAGTGCGAAGTAGGCCGAACAGCGTATTTGAGTCAGCGAGTTCCCCTGCCTACGAACCGGGCGGTTGACCTGCGGATATATTCCGCGAAACGCCGAAAACCCCTCAGCGCCAACGGCTATCGTGGGCGACACCTCTCTCCGAGGGACGGCGGATTGGTCTACGCCGTGTCCAGGAAGGAGGTGTGGATTGAATGAATGATCCGGAAAGGAAAACCCCGGTCAACTGGGCGTCCGTTCGCGCGACCGCCGCAGTAGCCGGGGCTCTCATCCAGGTGGTCAGGTTGATTCTGGACCTGCTCCATACGGACCGGTAATCCACGGGCCAGGCCGCTCTAGCCAGCGGCTTGGCCCTCACCAACCATCACCCGAGGTGACGTCCTAACCATACATCCCACGGGATATGGGATGCACAAATATCAGGGCAATAGAGATTCCGCTTATCGATTGCCCTTACCGCTCAGCTCAGTGCGCGGTCCAAGTCGCCGAGCAGGTCCTCGATGTCTTCGAGGCCGATGGAGATGCGGACTACGCCGTCGGTGATGCCCACTGCCGCACGGCCTTCCGGGCCCATGGCGCGGTGGGTGGTGGTGGCCGGGTGGGTGATGAGGGTCTTGGCGTCACCGAGGTTGTTGGAGATGTCGATGATGCGGAGGCCGTTGAGGACCTCGAAGGCGCGCTTCTTGGCTTCGCCTTCGGGGGCCTTGAGTTCGAAGGTGACTACCGTTCCGCCGCCGGACATTTGGGACTGGGCGAGGTCGTACTGGGGGTGCGACTTCAGGAACGGGTACTTCACCCAGGCCACGGCGGGGTGCTGTTCCAGGAACTCGGCGATGCGCAGGGCCGAGGCGTTGGACTGGCGGACGCGCAGGGGCATCGTCTCCAGGCCCTTCAGCAACGTCCAGGCATTGAAGGGGCTCAGGGCCGGGCCCGTGTGGCGCATAAGGTTTTTGACGGGGCCGTCGATGTAGTCCTGGGGGCCGAGGATGGCGCCGCCGAGGACGCGGCCCTGGCCGTCGATGTGCTTGGTGCCGGAGTAGACCAGGACGTCCGCGCCCAAGTCGAAGCCGCGCTGCAGCAGCGGGGTGGCGAAGACGTTGTCCAGCACCACCTTCGCGCCGGCGGCGTGGGCCAGCTCGGTGACCTTGCGCACGTCCACGAGGGACTGCATCGGGTTGGACGGGGTTTCGAAGAAGACGGCCTGGGTGGGGACGGACAGGGCCTGCTCCCACTGGTCCAGGTCCTCGCCGTCGACGAAGACCGTCTCGACACCCCAGCGCGGCAGGATCTCGTTCGCGACCACGAAACAGGAGCCGAACAGGCTGCGAGCGGCGACCAGGCGGTCACCCGCGCCGAGCAGCGCGCCCAGGGCGGTGAACACCGCGGACATGCCCGAGGCCGTGGCGAAAGCCGCTTCCGCGCCGTCGATCAGGCGCAGGCGCTCCTCGAACATGGCGACCGTGGGATTGCCGTAGCGGGAGTAGACGAAATGCTCGATGTCGCCGGTGAAGGACGCTTCCGCGGCCTCGGCGCTCTCGTAGACGAAACCGGAGTTCAGGAACAGCGCCTCGGAGGTCTCCTCGAAACCGGAGCGCCGGATGCCGCCGCGCACGCCGAGCGTGGCCGGGCCGACGCCCTCGGGCAGCGGCCGGTCGAACGAACCACCAGTGATCACGACTGCCTCCACGGAAGTCCGTCCGCGCGCCAGCCGGTCTGGCCGCGATGACCCTGCGCGTCGAGCGCGCCTTCGAAACCTTCGACGACATTGAAGGACGGAGCGAAACCGGCCGCAGTGGCGGCGGTGGCCGCGCCGATGGACCGCTGACCCGAACGGCAGATGAAGATGACCGGGGCCTCCGACGCCGAATCACGGTCGGCGAGGACGTTCCTCAGCTGGTCCACGAACCGCGAGTTCGGGCCGCCGGTGAAGTCCACCCATTCGATCAGCGCGGTCGGGCGGCCGATGCCGCTGGTGTCGGGCACCCCGACGAACCGCCATTCGGCCTCGGTGCGCACATCGACCAGCACCGCATCCGGATTGTCGCGCAACAGTTCCCACGCCTGCTTCGGCGTGATGTCACCCGCGTAGCTCACTCGAACCTCCTGTGAATCCGCACTTGCCGCACCACGAATTTTCCAGCGGTGCGGGCCAGGTCGTCACCCGGAGCACCCCACCGCGGAGGAGGGTTGCCGACCAGCCAGCCGGGGCTTCACGCTGGTACTCATGACCTGGGTTGAGATTGCCCGGACCAATGCCCGACTGTCAATTCTTTCCCCAGGGGCTCTGCCCCCGGACCCCGGAATCGGAGGCTCTGCCCCCGGCCCCCGTCGACCGGGATCACGATCAGGAATTGCAGACCAGCCAGCGGTTGTCGGTCTTGCTGAAATGCCAGGTCGAGGTGGATTCGACGCCGTCGGTGCGGGTGGTGACCTGCGCGGTGGCCTGATCCCCGTTCAGCTGCGCGTCGGTGAGCCGCACGAATTCGTATGTGGCGGCCTGTTCTCCGGCCGGCGGCTGCAATGGCGACCGCTTCTGATCGAACCCCGGGCAGGCCGTGCGCGGATCGAGT contains:
- a CDS encoding O-succinylhomoserine sulfhydrylase; the encoded protein is MITGGSFDRPLPEGVGPATLGVRGGIRRSGFEETSEALFLNSGFVYESAEAAEASFTGDIEHFVYSRYGNPTVAMFEERLRLIDGAEAAFATASGMSAVFTALGALLGAGDRLVAARSLFGSCFVVANEILPRWGVETVFVDGEDLDQWEQALSVPTQAVFFETPSNPMQSLVDVRKVTELAHAAGAKVVLDNVFATPLLQRGFDLGADVLVYSGTKHIDGQGRVLGGAILGPQDYIDGPVKNLMRHTGPALSPFNAWTLLKGLETMPLRVRQSNASALRIAEFLEQHPAVAWVKYPFLKSHPQYDLAQSQMSGGGTVVTFELKAPEGEAKKRAFEVLNGLRIIDISNNLGDAKTLITHPATTTHRAMGPEGRAAVGITDGVVRISIGLEDIEDLLGDLDRALS
- a CDS encoding rhodanese-like domain-containing protein — its product is MSYAGDITPKQAWELLRDNPDAVLVDVRTEAEWRFVGVPDTSGIGRPTALIEWVDFTGGPNSRFVDQLRNVLADRDSASEAPVIFICRSGQRSIGAATAATAAGFAPSFNVVEGFEGALDAQGHRGQTGWRADGLPWRQS